Proteins encoded by one window of Moorella humiferrea:
- a CDS encoding ATP-binding protein, which translates to MERIHISLSEIVKDRPQGEKRETPAYHCPICQDRGLVIRDGRAYRCRCMQQKAWQNRLRAANLAPQLTKYTLQNFDLKYYSRTINDELTGLTYYESARRCLEAARRFIATYRRENHGRGLFIFGPVGSGKTFLAAAIANALTAAGREVLFIVVPDFLDAVRATYDRRPQEDTQTELELIDTARKVAILILDDLGAHNYTEWTCNKIYSLINYRLINELPTIITSNLDLKALEEYLGERTTSRIVQLCQSYHLPVAEDIRCVISREGLTKR; encoded by the coding sequence ATGGAGAGAATACATATTTCTTTATCGGAAATCGTTAAAGATAGGCCACAGGGAGAAAAAAGAGAAACGCCTGCATACCACTGCCCCATTTGCCAGGATAGAGGACTGGTTATCCGCGACGGCCGTGCCTATCGTTGTCGCTGCATGCAACAAAAGGCCTGGCAAAACCGCCTGCGGGCCGCCAATTTGGCACCCCAATTAACTAAATATACATTGCAGAACTTTGATCTAAAGTATTACTCGCGGACTATAAACGACGAACTTACCGGATTAACTTATTACGAAAGCGCACGCCGCTGTTTGGAAGCGGCCCGCCGCTTTATCGCCACCTATCGTCGAGAAAACCATGGGCGCGGCCTTTTTATTTTCGGTCCCGTAGGAAGCGGTAAAACCTTCCTGGCGGCCGCCATTGCCAATGCTTTAACTGCCGCCGGCCGTGAGGTGCTCTTCATTGTCGTTCCCGATTTTCTAGATGCGGTTCGCGCCACCTATGACCGCCGACCGCAGGAAGACACCCAGACAGAGTTGGAACTTATCGATACCGCACGTAAGGTAGCCATATTAATCCTTGACGATCTGGGAGCTCACAACTACACAGAGTGGACCTGTAACAAGATTTATTCCCTGATTAATTATCGTTTAATCAATGAGCTGCCCACGATAATTACGAGTAATCTAGATCTAAAAGCGCTGGAAGAATATCTTGGCGAACGGACAACATCCAGGATTGTGCAACTTTGCCAATCTTATCACCTACCCGTAGCTGAAGATATACGCTGTGTTATCAGCCGCGAAGGCCTCACTAAAAGGTGA
- a CDS encoding FeoA family protein, with protein MTLAEAREGQRFRILLLPNRDIRAQAIRFGISEGEQVTCTAIIPGGPIIVTKNRQEIAIGRGLARKIAVEPIASPSSLKSPVRRHFYGLPRP; from the coding sequence ATGACTCTTGCTGAAGCTAGAGAAGGACAACGTTTTCGCATCCTCTTATTACCGAACCGTGACATACGCGCCCAGGCCATTCGTTTCGGTATCAGTGAAGGGGAACAAGTTACCTGCACCGCCATTATCCCCGGCGGTCCCATTATCGTAACCAAAAACCGCCAGGAAATAGCCATCGGCCGGGGTTTAGCGCGAAAAATAGCCGTCGAACCTATAGCCAGCCCGTCTTCCCTCAAATCTCCGGTAAGGAGGCATTTCTATGGCCTGCCACGACCTTAA
- a CDS encoding DnaD domain protein, with amino-acid sequence MVNNDGAQMLAVSFLEAGVVAVPDLLIKYYHRLGLTEAEMMVLIHLLHWRQIENERFPTAEKISQYMNYNIEEIKNLIASLIEKKLLLVEPYFHPSLGRWQNVFSFTPLWTKLIQVATEDYKTFAEVQKPLNEANTRLGELYQNFEKEFGRPLSPLESEQLKSWCLEDNIPVELLQEALRRAVLRGIVNFRYIDSILKDWRRHNIRTLAEALAYDEKIKGKKNRAPRASSQQTNRQDKYRDLYRLTP; translated from the coding sequence ATGGTAAATAACGACGGCGCTCAGATGCTGGCAGTTTCTTTTTTAGAAGCCGGAGTCGTTGCAGTTCCCGACCTGTTAATCAAATATTACCATCGCCTGGGCCTTACTGAGGCAGAGATGATGGTTTTAATTCATCTTCTACATTGGCGTCAGATAGAAAACGAGCGTTTCCCAACGGCTGAAAAAATCAGCCAGTACATGAATTACAATATAGAAGAAATAAAGAATTTAATTGCCTCTTTAATTGAAAAAAAGCTCTTGTTAGTAGAACCGTATTTTCATCCTTCCCTGGGGCGTTGGCAAAATGTTTTCTCTTTTACACCCCTCTGGACAAAATTAATTCAAGTAGCGACGGAAGACTACAAAACATTCGCAGAAGTCCAAAAACCACTCAATGAAGCAAATACCCGCCTGGGGGAATTATACCAAAATTTTGAAAAAGAATTCGGCCGCCCCCTGTCGCCCCTGGAAAGCGAACAGCTTAAATCATGGTGTCTGGAAGACAATATACCTGTTGAATTATTGCAAGAAGCCCTACGGCGGGCCGTGTTACGCGGCATCGTAAATTTTCGCTACATCGATTCTATTTTAAAAGACTGGCGCCGCCATAACATCCGCACCCTTGCCGAAGCTTTAGCCTACGACGAGAAAATAAAAGGGAAAAAAAATCGTGCTCCTCGTGCGTCCTCCCAGCAGACAAACAGGCAAGATAAATATCGTGATTTATACCGGCTTACTCCATAA
- the pduL gene encoding phosphate propanoyltransferase, with product MSKVLLEVPVGVSGRHVHLTKEHFQILFGPGQELTKIRDLVQPGEFAAKETVTIVGPKGVLEKVRIIGPLRSYSQVELSRTDSFKLGVNPPVRDSGDHHNSPGCVLIGPAGVVTLTQGVIIALRHIHMPTNEARRYGLKDKDRVNVQVGGERGLIFQNVLVRVHPNYRLEFHVDTDEANACLLNNEDIVQVLDPAGERALSMVG from the coding sequence ATGTCAAAAGTCCTTCTCGAAGTGCCGGTTGGAGTATCCGGGCGGCATGTGCATCTTACAAAAGAACATTTTCAAATACTATTCGGACCGGGACAGGAACTTACCAAAATAAGGGATTTAGTACAGCCCGGCGAATTTGCCGCAAAAGAAACGGTGACCATAGTTGGTCCCAAAGGCGTATTAGAAAAGGTACGCATAATCGGTCCCTTACGTTCATATAGTCAGGTAGAACTATCGCGAACCGATTCTTTTAAACTGGGGGTCAATCCACCAGTACGCGATTCTGGCGACCATCATAATTCCCCAGGATGCGTCCTTATCGGACCGGCGGGAGTAGTAACCCTGACGCAGGGCGTTATCATCGCCCTCCGTCATATTCACATGCCCACCAATGAGGCGAGACGTTACGGTTTGAAGGATAAGGATAGGGTAAATGTGCAGGTAGGAGGAGAAAGGGGACTCATCTTCCAAAATGTCCTTGTCCGGGTTCATCCCAATTATCGCTTGGAGTTTCATGTAGATACTGATGAGGCTAACGCCTGCCTGCTGAACAACGAGGATATTGTTCAGGTGCTAGACCCCGCCGGGGAAAGGGCCCTTAGTATGGTAGGTTAG
- the feoB gene encoding ferrous iron transport protein B — protein sequence MACHDLNQQLNIPPGVRKIVLAGNPNVGKSVFFNAFTGLYVDVSNFPGTTLEISHARVGNDVVLDTPGVYGVSSFNEEEKVARDVIMEADVVINVVDAVHLERDLFLTQQIIDMGIPMVLALNMIDEAKRQGIKIDVKKMEELLGVPVIPTVAIKNVGLEEVKKAVARARIGNALPELQEMLPLVEKKTRTRAEALLILEGDPFIAARCRMKPLDRQEEIYLARRRRVDAIVAAVVQENPSGASWKTSLSRWMMHPLTGIPLLILTLGILYEFIGVFVAQTVVSITEEGIMQGYYEPFIRTLIGSIIPASSIPGTLLIGEFGLLTMTVTYILGLLLPLVLGFYLSLSALEDSGYLPRIAVLVDRMLMRLGLNGRGIIPIILGFGCVTAATITTRLLGTPRERRIATFLLAMTIPCSAQLAVITSMLSRLGPGYTFLYVFLIAVIFVLTGTILNWILPGKPSDLLIDIPPLRFPRPINVLKKTATRTKNFIQEATPLFAVGALLIGTLQVTGLLETLQNWLSPVTVNWLQLPKETATAFIMGFVRRDFGAAGLYSLALTPAQSVVALVTITIFVPCIASALMIFKERGWREGIIIWPTILILAFLIGGLISQLLI from the coding sequence ATGGCCTGCCACGACCTTAACCAACAGCTAAATATCCCTCCGGGTGTGCGCAAGATTGTTCTGGCCGGCAATCCTAACGTAGGCAAATCAGTCTTTTTCAACGCTTTTACCGGTCTCTATGTTGATGTATCCAATTTCCCTGGCACCACCTTGGAAATTTCCCACGCACGGGTGGGGAATGATGTCGTTTTGGACACACCCGGCGTTTACGGCGTTTCCTCTTTTAATGAGGAAGAAAAGGTGGCAAGGGACGTCATCATGGAAGCCGATGTCGTCATAAATGTCGTCGATGCCGTCCACCTGGAACGCGACCTTTTCCTTACCCAGCAAATAATCGATATGGGCATTCCCATGGTCCTCGCTTTGAATATGATAGACGAAGCAAAGCGGCAGGGTATTAAAATCGACGTCAAAAAAATGGAGGAACTCCTGGGAGTTCCCGTCATACCTACCGTTGCTATAAAAAACGTTGGTTTGGAAGAAGTCAAAAAGGCAGTCGCCCGAGCCCGAATAGGCAACGCCCTTCCCGAACTGCAGGAGATGTTGCCCTTAGTGGAAAAAAAGACTCGCACCCGCGCGGAGGCACTTCTTATCCTGGAAGGCGACCCCTTTATCGCCGCACGTTGTCGGATGAAACCTTTGGACAGGCAGGAAGAAATTTATCTCGCCCGGCGGCGCAGGGTTGATGCCATAGTAGCGGCCGTTGTCCAGGAAAATCCATCCGGTGCTTCCTGGAAAACCAGCCTCAGTCGCTGGATGATGCATCCTCTGACGGGTATCCCCTTGTTAATTTTAACCCTGGGAATACTTTATGAATTTATCGGAGTATTTGTGGCGCAAACGGTAGTGAGTATTACAGAAGAAGGCATCATGCAGGGTTACTACGAACCCTTTATTCGTACTTTAATCGGCTCGATAATTCCGGCCTCATCTATACCGGGAACCCTTTTAATAGGTGAATTCGGCCTTCTCACCATGACCGTAACCTATATATTAGGGTTGCTTCTCCCCCTTGTTCTAGGTTTTTATTTAAGTCTTTCAGCCCTGGAAGACTCCGGCTACCTGCCGAGGATAGCCGTGCTTGTAGACCGGATGCTTATGAGGCTGGGATTAAACGGCCGCGGTATTATTCCGATCATCCTGGGGTTTGGTTGTGTAACTGCGGCAACAATTACCACGCGCTTGCTGGGGACGCCGCGGGAACGGCGCATTGCCACATTTCTGCTGGCCATGACCATACCCTGTTCGGCTCAACTGGCGGTAATTACCAGCATGTTGAGCCGTCTGGGTCCGGGATATACATTTTTATACGTCTTTTTAATAGCCGTCATTTTCGTTCTTACAGGAACCATTTTAAACTGGATCTTACCGGGGAAACCCAGCGATCTCCTAATTGACATTCCGCCATTAAGGTTCCCACGACCGATCAACGTTTTGAAAAAAACGGCTACACGCACCAAAAACTTTATCCAGGAAGCCACACCTTTATTTGCGGTCGGTGCCCTTTTAATCGGCACCTTGCAGGTTACCGGCCTTTTGGAAACGCTGCAAAATTGGCTCTCTCCAGTTACGGTCAACTGGCTACAACTGCCTAAAGAAACGGCCACTGCGTTCATTATGGGATTTGTGCGTCGGGATTTTGGAGCCGCTGGATTATATAGTCTTGCTTTAACGCCCGCCCAGTCAGTGGTGGCCCTGGTAACTATTACAATATTTGTCCCCTGTATAGCGTCGGCGTTAATGATATTTAAAGAACGGGGCTGGCGTGAAGGGATTATCATCTGGCCGACGATTCTCATCCTGGCATTTTTAATAGGAGGGCTAATATCCCAACTCCTAATCTAA
- a CDS encoding IclR family transcriptional regulator has protein sequence MAREKNNSEESKTVQAVERALAIMDALAEAGVPMAISDLADKVQLNISTVHRLLSTLIVKGYIEQEPETSRYKLGLKLFAMGKTALYAQDLQTIGRPFLEELVRRCNETANLAILDGRDVVYIDQVESNNIVIVRMFARVGSRGPAHATGSGKMLLSSLSDEELDKLFNGVQLEQYTSETITDVAILKKELQRIRRQGYAIDLGERDENVRCVAAPIRNHEGKVVAAISVSGPDTRITNYYLNNELVDIVLSVAREMSKRLGYMGND, from the coding sequence ATGGCCAGAGAAAAAAACAATAGTGAAGAAAGCAAGACCGTCCAGGCGGTAGAAAGGGCTTTGGCCATTATGGATGCCCTGGCCGAAGCCGGTGTACCTATGGCCATCAGCGACTTAGCAGATAAAGTCCAATTAAACATTAGTACTGTCCACCGTTTGCTGAGCACCCTTATCGTCAAGGGTTATATTGAGCAAGAGCCTGAAACAAGCCGTTATAAACTGGGCTTAAAACTCTTTGCCATGGGGAAAACAGCCCTTTATGCCCAAGACCTGCAAACCATTGGACGCCCCTTCCTGGAAGAACTGGTAAGGCGCTGTAATGAAACAGCCAATCTGGCCATCCTCGACGGCAGGGATGTCGTTTATATCGACCAAGTTGAATCAAACAATATTGTAATTGTTCGTATGTTTGCCAGGGTCGGTAGCCGGGGACCGGCCCATGCCACCGGTTCTGGCAAAATGCTTCTTAGTTCTTTAAGTGACGAAGAGCTTGATAAACTCTTTAACGGTGTCCAATTAGAACAATATACAAGTGAAACAATTACTGATGTGGCTATCCTGAAAAAGGAACTACAGCGTATCCGGCGCCAGGGTTATGCTATTGATCTGGGGGAAAGGGATGAAAATGTCCGCTGTGTTGCTGCGCCTATCCGTAACCATGAGGGTAAAGTGGTAGCCGCCATCAGTGTCTCCGGACCTGATACAAGGATTACGAACTATTATTTAAATAACGAGCTGGTAGACATTGTTCTTAGTGTCGCTCGGGAAATGTCTAAACGGTTGGGGTATATGGGTAATGATTAA
- a CDS encoding Asp23/Gls24 family envelope stress response protein — MEVVALIGPSGSGKSHRALAVARDYGAEAIIDDGLLIQGSRILAGVSAKEQPTRVGAIRTAIFSDPEHAREVKEKLAAITPRRVLILSTSREMAERITRRLELPPPSIWVDITDVATPKEIARALKIRNQLGKHVIPAPTMEVKPRFKGTFIEPLKTILRRRKAPPGKKKNLWVEQTTVRPTFNALGHFYIAPNAVAQLAAYMATAAGLQDPRVQVENREGKLVLNLEVNAPYGVYWPPLLQTAQKRIKAAITNMTALEIEAVNITVRGIKFDGLKGPQFVAVSAEHPHNHDWQNRRPPLL, encoded by the coding sequence GTGGAAGTTGTGGCCCTTATCGGTCCTAGCGGAAGCGGGAAAAGTCATCGTGCCCTGGCAGTGGCCAGAGATTATGGAGCCGAAGCGATAATTGACGACGGCCTACTAATTCAGGGAAGCCGTATTTTAGCAGGGGTTTCGGCTAAAGAACAGCCGACCCGAGTAGGAGCTATTCGCACGGCTATCTTCAGCGATCCCGAACATGCCCGCGAAGTAAAAGAAAAATTGGCGGCAATTACTCCCCGGCGCGTGTTAATCCTTAGTACGTCCCGGGAAATGGCGGAACGAATTACCAGACGACTGGAATTACCACCCCCTTCTATATGGGTGGATATTACCGATGTGGCTACGCCAAAGGAGATAGCCCGCGCCCTGAAGATTCGCAACCAGCTGGGAAAACATGTTATACCTGCACCAACAATGGAAGTCAAACCGCGTTTCAAGGGAACCTTTATCGAGCCTTTAAAAACTATTTTGCGTCGCCGCAAAGCACCTCCCGGTAAAAAGAAAAATTTGTGGGTAGAACAGACGACGGTAAGGCCGACCTTCAATGCCCTGGGGCATTTCTATATCGCTCCCAATGCCGTGGCACAACTTGCCGCCTACATGGCCACCGCCGCCGGTCTGCAGGACCCCCGCGTTCAGGTAGAAAACCGAGAGGGGAAACTGGTGTTAAATTTAGAAGTAAACGCTCCCTATGGCGTTTATTGGCCCCCACTTTTACAAACAGCCCAAAAACGGATAAAGGCTGCCATAACAAATATGACGGCCCTGGAAATCGAGGCCGTCAATATTACGGTGCGGGGAATTAAATTTGATGGTTTAAAAGGGCCGCAATTTGTTGCAGTTTCCGCTGAACACCCCCATAATCATGATTGGCAAAACCGGCGTCCACCATTGCTTTGA